In a genomic window of Mercenaria mercenaria strain notata chromosome 19, MADL_Memer_1, whole genome shotgun sequence:
- the LOC123542352 gene encoding uncharacterized protein LOC123542352 isoform X2, whose protein sequence is MEKWTSLFLCLLLPFYGTDSSQPFGHMGCFDKNSFPERNNTYFLFTMTGTSCMEICRSVILRYAATKGHRCFCSKSISISPYTGSFKCNYTCPGNKTEICGGETSLSIYDTWDVQATIPSTTPNGSMKTTSEIMSTEQIDHNTAAVQTTFRSTTSNGPMEITSESASISTEQADLDTASVQTTIRPVISNGSMKITSESMSTFFAQADLDTVPVSITIVAALTGVIVYCSMRKCRPTDDQNVLFRRKMVTKNTHLFNSAANKTYNVNTSNDESNCSKYSSKTVQNSSASLYAEIAFGSTETLETSENGYSTVSIGLPKGKYTKDVTESSDTYDTLHTGSKGNTIKTSDCFQSVYDHVIVGNHNNQSTDSDEYSHLHTVQINNLHHIDEDRISDTNSVHCGDQDYQSIHEYDII, encoded by the exons ATGGAGAAATGGACTAGTTTATTCCTATGTTTACTGCTTCCTTTTTATGGCACGGATT CTTCCCAACCATTTGGTCATATGGGCTGTTTTGACAAAAACTCATTTCCTGAAAGAAATAACACTTACTTTTTATTCACAATGACTGGTACTTCGTGTATGGAAATATGTCGTTCTGTAATCTTGAGATATGCAGCGACAAAG GGACACCGCTGTTTCTGTTCTAAAAGTATCAGTATTTCCCCCTACACTGGATCATTCAAATGCAACTATACATGTCCTGGTAATAAGACAGAAATCTGTGGGGGAGAAACGTCACTTTCAATTTATGATACATGGG ATGTACAGGCAACTATTCCATCTACGACACCAAACGGTTCAATGAAAACTACATCTGAAATTATGTCTACTGAACAGATCGATCACAATACAG CAGCTGTACAGACAACATTTCGATCTACTACATCTAACGGTCCCATGGAAATAACATCTGAAAGTGCAAGTATATCTACTGAACAGGCTGATCTCGATACAG CATCTGTACAAACAACAATTCGACCTGTGATATCAAATGGTTCCATGAAAATAACATCTGAAAGTATGAGTACGTTTTTTGCACAGGCTGATCTCGACACAG TTCCAGTTTCGATCACGATTGTGGCTGCCCTTACAGGAGTCATCGTCTACTGTAGTATGCG AAAATGCCGACCTACTGATGACCAAAACGTATTGTTCCGTCGAAAGATGGTTACAAAAAACACTCATCTGTTCAATAGTGCAGCAAATAAAACGTACAATGTCAACACTTCTAACGACGAAAGTAATTGTTCCAAGTATTCTTCCAAGACCGTGCAGAACTCGAGTGCCAGTTTATATGCTGAAATAGCGTTTGGTAGTACAGAGACGCTAGAAACATCTGAGAATGGGTATAGCACAGTCTCCATTGGTCTACCTAAGGGAAAATACACAAAAGACGTAACCGAATCTAGTGACACATATGACACTCTACATACTGGTTCAAAAGGAAATACTATCAAAACATCTGACTGTTTTCAATCCGTGTATGATCACGTGATTGTTGGTAACCATAACAACCAGAGTACTGATTCTGATGAATATTCACATCTGCATACGGTTCAAATAAACAATCTCCATCATATCGATGAAGATAGAATATCGGATACAAATAGTGTCCATTGCGGGGATCAGGACTACCAATCTATTCACGAGTATGACATAATCTAG
- the LOC123542352 gene encoding uncharacterized protein LOC123542352 isoform X3, whose amino-acid sequence MEKWTSLFLCLLLPFYGTDSSQPFGHMGCFDKNSFPERNNTYFLFTMTGTSCMEICRSVILRYAATKGHRCFCSKSISISPYTGSFKCNYTCPGNKTEICGGETSLSIYDTWADVQATIPSTTPNGSMKTTSEIMSTEQIDHNTAVQTTFRSTTSNGPMEITSESASISTEQADLDTASVQTTIRPVISNGSMKITSESMSTFFAQADLDTVPVSITIVAALTGVIVYCSMRKCRPTDDQNVLFRRKMVTKNTHLFNSAANKTYNVNTSNDESNCSKYSSKTVQNSSASLYAEIAFGSTETLETSENGYSTVSIGLPKGKYTKDVTESSDTYDTLHTGSKGNTIKTSDCFQSVYDHVIVGNHNNQSTDSDEYSHLHTVQINNLHHIDEDRISDTNSVHCGDQDYQSIHEYDII is encoded by the exons ATGGAGAAATGGACTAGTTTATTCCTATGTTTACTGCTTCCTTTTTATGGCACGGATT CTTCCCAACCATTTGGTCATATGGGCTGTTTTGACAAAAACTCATTTCCTGAAAGAAATAACACTTACTTTTTATTCACAATGACTGGTACTTCGTGTATGGAAATATGTCGTTCTGTAATCTTGAGATATGCAGCGACAAAG GGACACCGCTGTTTCTGTTCTAAAAGTATCAGTATTTCCCCCTACACTGGATCATTCAAATGCAACTATACATGTCCTGGTAATAAGACAGAAATCTGTGGGGGAGAAACGTCACTTTCAATTTATGATACATGGG CAGATGTACAGGCAACTATTCCATCTACGACACCAAACGGTTCAATGAAAACTACATCTGAAATTATGTCTACTGAACAGATCGATCACAATACAG CTGTACAGACAACATTTCGATCTACTACATCTAACGGTCCCATGGAAATAACATCTGAAAGTGCAAGTATATCTACTGAACAGGCTGATCTCGATACAG CATCTGTACAAACAACAATTCGACCTGTGATATCAAATGGTTCCATGAAAATAACATCTGAAAGTATGAGTACGTTTTTTGCACAGGCTGATCTCGACACAG TTCCAGTTTCGATCACGATTGTGGCTGCCCTTACAGGAGTCATCGTCTACTGTAGTATGCG AAAATGCCGACCTACTGATGACCAAAACGTATTGTTCCGTCGAAAGATGGTTACAAAAAACACTCATCTGTTCAATAGTGCAGCAAATAAAACGTACAATGTCAACACTTCTAACGACGAAAGTAATTGTTCCAAGTATTCTTCCAAGACCGTGCAGAACTCGAGTGCCAGTTTATATGCTGAAATAGCGTTTGGTAGTACAGAGACGCTAGAAACATCTGAGAATGGGTATAGCACAGTCTCCATTGGTCTACCTAAGGGAAAATACACAAAAGACGTAACCGAATCTAGTGACACATATGACACTCTACATACTGGTTCAAAAGGAAATACTATCAAAACATCTGACTGTTTTCAATCCGTGTATGATCACGTGATTGTTGGTAACCATAACAACCAGAGTACTGATTCTGATGAATATTCACATCTGCATACGGTTCAAATAAACAATCTCCATCATATCGATGAAGATAGAATATCGGATACAAATAGTGTCCATTGCGGGGATCAGGACTACCAATCTATTCACGAGTATGACATAATCTAG
- the LOC123542352 gene encoding uncharacterized protein LOC123542352 isoform X1, whose protein sequence is MEKWTSLFLCLLLPFYGTDSSQPFGHMGCFDKNSFPERNNTYFLFTMTGTSCMEICRSVILRYAATKGHRCFCSKSISISPYTGSFKCNYTCPGNKTEICGGETSLSIYDTWADVQATIPSTTPNGSMKTTSEIMSTEQIDHNTAAVQTTFRSTTSNGPMEITSESASISTEQADLDTASVQTTIRPVISNGSMKITSESMSTFFAQADLDTVPVSITIVAALTGVIVYCSMRKCRPTDDQNVLFRRKMVTKNTHLFNSAANKTYNVNTSNDESNCSKYSSKTVQNSSASLYAEIAFGSTETLETSENGYSTVSIGLPKGKYTKDVTESSDTYDTLHTGSKGNTIKTSDCFQSVYDHVIVGNHNNQSTDSDEYSHLHTVQINNLHHIDEDRISDTNSVHCGDQDYQSIHEYDII, encoded by the exons ATGGAGAAATGGACTAGTTTATTCCTATGTTTACTGCTTCCTTTTTATGGCACGGATT CTTCCCAACCATTTGGTCATATGGGCTGTTTTGACAAAAACTCATTTCCTGAAAGAAATAACACTTACTTTTTATTCACAATGACTGGTACTTCGTGTATGGAAATATGTCGTTCTGTAATCTTGAGATATGCAGCGACAAAG GGACACCGCTGTTTCTGTTCTAAAAGTATCAGTATTTCCCCCTACACTGGATCATTCAAATGCAACTATACATGTCCTGGTAATAAGACAGAAATCTGTGGGGGAGAAACGTCACTTTCAATTTATGATACATGGG CAGATGTACAGGCAACTATTCCATCTACGACACCAAACGGTTCAATGAAAACTACATCTGAAATTATGTCTACTGAACAGATCGATCACAATACAG CAGCTGTACAGACAACATTTCGATCTACTACATCTAACGGTCCCATGGAAATAACATCTGAAAGTGCAAGTATATCTACTGAACAGGCTGATCTCGATACAG CATCTGTACAAACAACAATTCGACCTGTGATATCAAATGGTTCCATGAAAATAACATCTGAAAGTATGAGTACGTTTTTTGCACAGGCTGATCTCGACACAG TTCCAGTTTCGATCACGATTGTGGCTGCCCTTACAGGAGTCATCGTCTACTGTAGTATGCG AAAATGCCGACCTACTGATGACCAAAACGTATTGTTCCGTCGAAAGATGGTTACAAAAAACACTCATCTGTTCAATAGTGCAGCAAATAAAACGTACAATGTCAACACTTCTAACGACGAAAGTAATTGTTCCAAGTATTCTTCCAAGACCGTGCAGAACTCGAGTGCCAGTTTATATGCTGAAATAGCGTTTGGTAGTACAGAGACGCTAGAAACATCTGAGAATGGGTATAGCACAGTCTCCATTGGTCTACCTAAGGGAAAATACACAAAAGACGTAACCGAATCTAGTGACACATATGACACTCTACATACTGGTTCAAAAGGAAATACTATCAAAACATCTGACTGTTTTCAATCCGTGTATGATCACGTGATTGTTGGTAACCATAACAACCAGAGTACTGATTCTGATGAATATTCACATCTGCATACGGTTCAAATAAACAATCTCCATCATATCGATGAAGATAGAATATCGGATACAAATAGTGTCCATTGCGGGGATCAGGACTACCAATCTATTCACGAGTATGACATAATCTAG
- the LOC123542352 gene encoding uncharacterized protein LOC123542352 isoform X6 — MEKWTSLFLCLLLPFYGTDSSQPFGHMGCFDKNSFPERNNTYFLFTMTGTSCMEICRSVILRYAATKGHRCFCSKSISISPYTGSFKCNYTCPGNKTEICGGETSLSIYDTWAAVQTTFRSTTSNGPMEITSESASISTEQADLDTASVQTTIRPVISNGSMKITSESMSTFFAQADLDTVPVSITIVAALTGVIVYCSMRKCRPTDDQNVLFRRKMVTKNTHLFNSAANKTYNVNTSNDESNCSKYSSKTVQNSSASLYAEIAFGSTETLETSENGYSTVSIGLPKGKYTKDVTESSDTYDTLHTGSKGNTIKTSDCFQSVYDHVIVGNHNNQSTDSDEYSHLHTVQINNLHHIDEDRISDTNSVHCGDQDYQSIHEYDII, encoded by the exons ATGGAGAAATGGACTAGTTTATTCCTATGTTTACTGCTTCCTTTTTATGGCACGGATT CTTCCCAACCATTTGGTCATATGGGCTGTTTTGACAAAAACTCATTTCCTGAAAGAAATAACACTTACTTTTTATTCACAATGACTGGTACTTCGTGTATGGAAATATGTCGTTCTGTAATCTTGAGATATGCAGCGACAAAG GGACACCGCTGTTTCTGTTCTAAAAGTATCAGTATTTCCCCCTACACTGGATCATTCAAATGCAACTATACATGTCCTGGTAATAAGACAGAAATCTGTGGGGGAGAAACGTCACTTTCAATTTATGATACATGGG CAGCTGTACAGACAACATTTCGATCTACTACATCTAACGGTCCCATGGAAATAACATCTGAAAGTGCAAGTATATCTACTGAACAGGCTGATCTCGATACAG CATCTGTACAAACAACAATTCGACCTGTGATATCAAATGGTTCCATGAAAATAACATCTGAAAGTATGAGTACGTTTTTTGCACAGGCTGATCTCGACACAG TTCCAGTTTCGATCACGATTGTGGCTGCCCTTACAGGAGTCATCGTCTACTGTAGTATGCG AAAATGCCGACCTACTGATGACCAAAACGTATTGTTCCGTCGAAAGATGGTTACAAAAAACACTCATCTGTTCAATAGTGCAGCAAATAAAACGTACAATGTCAACACTTCTAACGACGAAAGTAATTGTTCCAAGTATTCTTCCAAGACCGTGCAGAACTCGAGTGCCAGTTTATATGCTGAAATAGCGTTTGGTAGTACAGAGACGCTAGAAACATCTGAGAATGGGTATAGCACAGTCTCCATTGGTCTACCTAAGGGAAAATACACAAAAGACGTAACCGAATCTAGTGACACATATGACACTCTACATACTGGTTCAAAAGGAAATACTATCAAAACATCTGACTGTTTTCAATCCGTGTATGATCACGTGATTGTTGGTAACCATAACAACCAGAGTACTGATTCTGATGAATATTCACATCTGCATACGGTTCAAATAAACAATCTCCATCATATCGATGAAGATAGAATATCGGATACAAATAGTGTCCATTGCGGGGATCAGGACTACCAATCTATTCACGAGTATGACATAATCTAG
- the LOC123542352 gene encoding uncharacterized protein LOC123542352 isoform X4, with translation MEKWTSLFLCLLLPFYGTDSSQPFGHMGCFDKNSFPERNNTYFLFTMTGTSCMEICRSVILRYAATKGHRCFCSKSISISPYTGSFKCNYTCPGNKTEICGGETSLSIYDTWDVQATIPSTTPNGSMKTTSEIMSTEQIDHNTAVQTTFRSTTSNGPMEITSESASISTEQADLDTASVQTTIRPVISNGSMKITSESMSTFFAQADLDTVPVSITIVAALTGVIVYCSMRKCRPTDDQNVLFRRKMVTKNTHLFNSAANKTYNVNTSNDESNCSKYSSKTVQNSSASLYAEIAFGSTETLETSENGYSTVSIGLPKGKYTKDVTESSDTYDTLHTGSKGNTIKTSDCFQSVYDHVIVGNHNNQSTDSDEYSHLHTVQINNLHHIDEDRISDTNSVHCGDQDYQSIHEYDII, from the exons ATGGAGAAATGGACTAGTTTATTCCTATGTTTACTGCTTCCTTTTTATGGCACGGATT CTTCCCAACCATTTGGTCATATGGGCTGTTTTGACAAAAACTCATTTCCTGAAAGAAATAACACTTACTTTTTATTCACAATGACTGGTACTTCGTGTATGGAAATATGTCGTTCTGTAATCTTGAGATATGCAGCGACAAAG GGACACCGCTGTTTCTGTTCTAAAAGTATCAGTATTTCCCCCTACACTGGATCATTCAAATGCAACTATACATGTCCTGGTAATAAGACAGAAATCTGTGGGGGAGAAACGTCACTTTCAATTTATGATACATGGG ATGTACAGGCAACTATTCCATCTACGACACCAAACGGTTCAATGAAAACTACATCTGAAATTATGTCTACTGAACAGATCGATCACAATACAG CTGTACAGACAACATTTCGATCTACTACATCTAACGGTCCCATGGAAATAACATCTGAAAGTGCAAGTATATCTACTGAACAGGCTGATCTCGATACAG CATCTGTACAAACAACAATTCGACCTGTGATATCAAATGGTTCCATGAAAATAACATCTGAAAGTATGAGTACGTTTTTTGCACAGGCTGATCTCGACACAG TTCCAGTTTCGATCACGATTGTGGCTGCCCTTACAGGAGTCATCGTCTACTGTAGTATGCG AAAATGCCGACCTACTGATGACCAAAACGTATTGTTCCGTCGAAAGATGGTTACAAAAAACACTCATCTGTTCAATAGTGCAGCAAATAAAACGTACAATGTCAACACTTCTAACGACGAAAGTAATTGTTCCAAGTATTCTTCCAAGACCGTGCAGAACTCGAGTGCCAGTTTATATGCTGAAATAGCGTTTGGTAGTACAGAGACGCTAGAAACATCTGAGAATGGGTATAGCACAGTCTCCATTGGTCTACCTAAGGGAAAATACACAAAAGACGTAACCGAATCTAGTGACACATATGACACTCTACATACTGGTTCAAAAGGAAATACTATCAAAACATCTGACTGTTTTCAATCCGTGTATGATCACGTGATTGTTGGTAACCATAACAACCAGAGTACTGATTCTGATGAATATTCACATCTGCATACGGTTCAAATAAACAATCTCCATCATATCGATGAAGATAGAATATCGGATACAAATAGTGTCCATTGCGGGGATCAGGACTACCAATCTATTCACGAGTATGACATAATCTAG
- the LOC123542352 gene encoding uncharacterized protein LOC123542352 isoform X5, whose translation MGCFDKNSFPERNNTYFLFTMTGTSCMEICRSVILRYAATKGHRCFCSKSISISPYTGSFKCNYTCPGNKTEICGGETSLSIYDTWADVQATIPSTTPNGSMKTTSEIMSTEQIDHNTAAVQTTFRSTTSNGPMEITSESASISTEQADLDTASVQTTIRPVISNGSMKITSESMSTFFAQADLDTVPVSITIVAALTGVIVYCSMRKCRPTDDQNVLFRRKMVTKNTHLFNSAANKTYNVNTSNDESNCSKYSSKTVQNSSASLYAEIAFGSTETLETSENGYSTVSIGLPKGKYTKDVTESSDTYDTLHTGSKGNTIKTSDCFQSVYDHVIVGNHNNQSTDSDEYSHLHTVQINNLHHIDEDRISDTNSVHCGDQDYQSIHEYDII comes from the exons ATGGGCTGTTTTGACAAAAACTCATTTCCTGAAAGAAATAACACTTACTTTTTATTCACAATGACTGGTACTTCGTGTATGGAAATATGTCGTTCTGTAATCTTGAGATATGCAGCGACAAAG GGACACCGCTGTTTCTGTTCTAAAAGTATCAGTATTTCCCCCTACACTGGATCATTCAAATGCAACTATACATGTCCTGGTAATAAGACAGAAATCTGTGGGGGAGAAACGTCACTTTCAATTTATGATACATGGG CAGATGTACAGGCAACTATTCCATCTACGACACCAAACGGTTCAATGAAAACTACATCTGAAATTATGTCTACTGAACAGATCGATCACAATACAG CAGCTGTACAGACAACATTTCGATCTACTACATCTAACGGTCCCATGGAAATAACATCTGAAAGTGCAAGTATATCTACTGAACAGGCTGATCTCGATACAG CATCTGTACAAACAACAATTCGACCTGTGATATCAAATGGTTCCATGAAAATAACATCTGAAAGTATGAGTACGTTTTTTGCACAGGCTGATCTCGACACAG TTCCAGTTTCGATCACGATTGTGGCTGCCCTTACAGGAGTCATCGTCTACTGTAGTATGCG AAAATGCCGACCTACTGATGACCAAAACGTATTGTTCCGTCGAAAGATGGTTACAAAAAACACTCATCTGTTCAATAGTGCAGCAAATAAAACGTACAATGTCAACACTTCTAACGACGAAAGTAATTGTTCCAAGTATTCTTCCAAGACCGTGCAGAACTCGAGTGCCAGTTTATATGCTGAAATAGCGTTTGGTAGTACAGAGACGCTAGAAACATCTGAGAATGGGTATAGCACAGTCTCCATTGGTCTACCTAAGGGAAAATACACAAAAGACGTAACCGAATCTAGTGACACATATGACACTCTACATACTGGTTCAAAAGGAAATACTATCAAAACATCTGACTGTTTTCAATCCGTGTATGATCACGTGATTGTTGGTAACCATAACAACCAGAGTACTGATTCTGATGAATATTCACATCTGCATACGGTTCAAATAAACAATCTCCATCATATCGATGAAGATAGAATATCGGATACAAATAGTGTCCATTGCGGGGATCAGGACTACCAATCTATTCACGAGTATGACATAATCTAG